The DNA segment TGATAAATACGTTGGATTGGCCACATGTAAAGTTTCTGATATTTTAGCATTTGTAAAAGGAATATAAAACGAATGTAACTGAATTATGAAAAAGAGAATAGTAGTTTTTATTTCGATAATTTTATTGAGCGTTCATATGTTTTCACAAGACCAAAATTTTCATATTTATTTGTGTCTGGGGCAATCTAATATGCAGGGTTCAGCCACTGTTGAAGCCCAAGATAAAGTTGTGATGCCACGGTTTAAAATGATGGCCACCACGGATTGTTCAGAGAAAGGGAGAAAAGTTGGACAGTGGTATCAAGCTGTGCCTCCATTAAGCCAATGTTGGGCAGGTCTTTCTCCGGCTGACTATTTTGGAAGAACGATGGCGGCTTGTACTCCAGATAGTATTACTGTGGGAGTGATTAATGTAGCCATCGGGGGCTCAGATATTCGTTTGTTTAATAAGGATTTGTACAAAGCATATACAAATACTTACCCTGAGCAATGGTTTGCAGATCAGATAAATGCCTATGGAGGAAACCCATATGAGCGCTTGGTCAAAATGGCTAAAAAAGCGCAGAGGACTGGTGTGATTAAAGGAATATTGTTGCATCAAGGCGAGACCAATGAACGAGATTCCAATTGGCCTTTGTATGTCAAGGCTGTTTATGAAAATTTACTGCACGATCTGTCTTTAAGTGCCGACGATGTGCCATTGCTGGCAGGAGAGGTGGTTCATGCCGATCAGGGAGGTAAGTGTTCTAGTATGAATTATATTATTAATACCTTGCCATTTTATGTGCCAACAGCATTTGTTATTTCATCCAGCGGTTGCAGTGTAAGAGAGGATAACGTGCACTTTAATTCAGCTGGAGTGAGAAAGTTAGGGAGGAGATATGCGGTGGAAATGCTTTCTATTCTGGGATATTAAAAGAATAGGATGGGGTGTTATCTATAATTAATTGGCAGAGAATGATCATCACATGAATCCACATGGGTGGAGCAAATTATTAGGTACTTGAATGATTGTAATTTGTACTGGTTTATGATGGTTTGGTTAAAAATAGACATATGAAGAATATATTATTGATTATCATTGGAACAATTATGTTA comes from the Saccharicrinis fermentans DSM 9555 = JCM 21142 genome and includes:
- a CDS encoding sialate O-acetylesterase, translated to MFSQDQNFHIYLCLGQSNMQGSATVEAQDKVVMPRFKMMATTDCSEKGRKVGQWYQAVPPLSQCWAGLSPADYFGRTMAACTPDSITVGVINVAIGGSDIRLFNKDLYKAYTNTYPEQWFADQINAYGGNPYERLVKMAKKAQRTGVIKGILLHQGETNERDSNWPLYVKAVYENLLHDLSLSADDVPLLAGEVVHADQGGKCSSMNYIINTLPFYVPTAFVISSSGCSVREDNVHFNSAGVRKLGRRYAVEMLSILGY